The DNA region TTCGACCTCGATTCCGTCTCACTCCTCGAAACGGTGCGCCGTCTCCAGAACGGCCACGACCTGGCGAACGAGGAACTCAAAGGCAAGCCGTCCTTCTGCGCCGGAGCTGTCGTCGCGCCCGAAGCCGACCCCGTCGAGCCGCAGATAATCAAGATGGAAAAGAAGGTGAAGGCCGGCGCCCAGTTCTTCCAAACCCAGGCCGTGTACGACCCCAGGGCGTTCGAGTCGTTCATGGGGCAGGTGAAGCACCTGAACGTGCCGGTCATGGTGGGCATCGTCCTTCTCAGGTCGGCCGCCATGGCGCGCTTCATGAACAGGAACGTCGCCGGCATCCGTGTCCCCGATGCGCTCATCGAGGAGATGGACAAGGCGGAAGACCGCACGAAGAAGGGCGTCGAGATCGCGGCTCGGCTCATCCGCGAGATGAAGGGGATGTGCCAGGGCGTGCACATCATGGCCATCGGCACCGAGAAGCTCGTCCCCGCCATCGTGGACGAGGCTGGCCTATAAGGATCTCTGGTATGAGGACAACGCAGACTCCGGCCACTGATCAGCTCGCAGACGTATTCGCCCGCCACGGACGTGAACGCAGCGACCTGATACCGATCCTCCAGGAGGCCCAGGACAAGCTCGGCTATCTCTCAAAAGAGACGATGCGCGCCATTGCGCGCCAGCTCAGGGTGCCTGCCAGCTCGGTCCTCGGCGTCGCCACCTTTTACGCACAGTTCTATCTGCAGCCGCGCGGCCGTCACCGCGTTGTCGTCTGCCGCGGCACCGCCTGCCATGTCCGCGGCAGCCGCGAGATAAGGGAGGGCGTGGAGCAGAAGCTGGGCATCCGCGAAGGCGAGACGACCGAGGATCTTCTCTTCAGCTATGAGACCGTGGCTTGCCTGGGGAACTGCGCCCTGGCGCCCCTCCTGGTGATCGACGACAGGTACCACGGCCGCATGACCCGCGAGCGGGCAGCGACTATCCTGGATGAGTACTTGCAGGGGGAGGCGCAGGCGCGTGGAACCGATTAGATCGGCTGAGGAGCTGTTTGCCCTCAAGGAGCGCCTGCGAGGCGACCCCCAACGACATCTCCCCTGCATATCCCTGTGCGACACGGGCTGTCGCGCCCTAGGGAGCGCCGCCGTCCGCGACACCTTCATCGCCGAGATACGCAAGCGGGGCCTGTCCGATAAGGTCCGCCTCCAGACGACCGGCTGCCACGGGTTCTGCGAGCGCGGCCCCGTGCTCGTCGTCCGCCCTCAGGGCATCTTCTACCAGCGGGTCGCGCCCGAAGACGTCCCGGAGATAATCGAAAAGACCGTCCTCAACGGCGAGACCATCGAGCGCCTGTGCTACCGCGACCCCGTATCGCGCAAACTCTGCCACAAAGAGGAGGATGTCCCCTTCTACCGGCGGCAGAGCAAGACTG from Dehalococcoidia bacterium includes:
- a CDS encoding methylenetetrahydrofolate reductase; this translates as MKLTELFRQGKFVVTSENGPPKGTDVAEMLENAEAMRGRVDAVNITDQQSSVMRLGSLAACSLLKQRGIEPIFQVTCRDRNRIALQSDLLSAAVLGIENVLCLTGDYVGLGDHPDAKPVFDLDSVSLLETVRRLQNGHDLANEELKGKPSFCAGAVVAPEADPVEPQIIKMEKKVKAGAQFFQTQAVYDPRAFESFMGQVKHLNVPVMVGIVLLRSAAMARFMNRNVAGIRVPDALIEEMDKAEDRTKKGVEIAARLIREMKGMCQGVHIMAIGTEKLVPAIVDEAGL
- the nuoE gene encoding NADH-quinone oxidoreductase subunit NuoE, with protein sequence MRTTQTPATDQLADVFARHGRERSDLIPILQEAQDKLGYLSKETMRAIARQLRVPASSVLGVATFYAQFYLQPRGRHRVVVCRGTACHVRGSREIREGVEQKLGIREGETTEDLLFSYETVACLGNCALAPLLVIDDRYHGRMTRERAATILDEYLQGEAQARGTD